Proteins encoded in a region of the Prochlorothrix hollandica PCC 9006 = CALU 1027 genome:
- the cobD gene encoding threonine-phosphate decarboxylase CobD → MAATLPYHGGNLAWAAAQAGCSSTDILDFSASINPLGPPASAIAAIQDHLSQIQAYPDPHYSALRQVLADHHGLDPQWILPGNGAAELLTWAARDLAQAAVPCGVLDPGFRDYGRALQAFGVVPQLLPVAGLNPWQAPQSAGDPPGMPSQPLAMEKFAGSLLINTPHNPTGLLVNRGDLRDSLETGALVVVDEAFMDFILEAEHQSCIPWLEKFPNLVVLRSLTKFYSLPGLRLGYALGHPDRLQRWQNWRDPWAVNSLAAAAGAAVIQDQDFQAQTFSWLRAARSQLFTGLQTLPGLCPHPSAANFFLVHSQQPVPALQRHLLLHHRILIRDCVSFPELGDRFFRVAVRTEPENQRLLTALATALATALGQP, encoded by the coding sequence TTGGCTGCTACCCTTCCCTACCATGGGGGGAACCTAGCCTGGGCCGCAGCTCAGGCGGGGTGTTCTTCCACAGACATTCTCGATTTTTCCGCCAGCATTAACCCCCTCGGTCCCCCTGCTTCGGCGATCGCCGCCATCCAAGATCACCTGAGCCAGATCCAAGCCTATCCCGATCCCCACTACAGCGCCCTGCGCCAGGTATTGGCCGATCACCACGGCTTGGATCCCCAATGGATTTTACCGGGGAACGGGGCGGCGGAGCTGTTGACCTGGGCAGCACGGGATCTCGCCCAGGCGGCTGTTCCCTGTGGGGTCTTGGACCCTGGGTTCCGGGACTATGGCCGTGCCCTCCAGGCGTTTGGGGTTGTCCCCCAGCTCTTACCCGTGGCAGGGTTGAATCCGTGGCAAGCCCCCCAGTCCGCTGGTGATCCCCCAGGGATGCCCAGTCAGCCCTTAGCCATGGAGAAGTTTGCCGGTAGTTTATTGATCAACACCCCCCATAACCCCACGGGATTGCTCGTAAACCGGGGGGATTTACGGGATTCCCTAGAAACCGGGGCGTTGGTGGTGGTGGATGAAGCCTTTATGGATTTTATCCTTGAGGCTGAACACCAGAGCTGCATCCCTTGGCTGGAGAAATTCCCCAATCTGGTGGTGCTGCGCTCCCTCACCAAGTTTTATAGTTTGCCCGGTTTGCGGCTGGGCTATGCCCTGGGCCATCCCGATCGCCTCCAACGCTGGCAAAACTGGCGGGATCCCTGGGCGGTCAACAGTTTGGCCGCAGCAGCAGGGGCAGCGGTGATCCAGGATCAGGACTTCCAGGCCCAAACCTTTAGCTGGCTAAGGGCGGCACGATCGCAATTATTCACCGGCCTGCAAACCTTGCCCGGTTTATGTCCCCATCCCAGCGCGGCCAATTTTTTCCTGGTCCATAGCCAGCAACCCGTACCTGCCCTACAACGGCATCTATTGCTGCATCACCGCATTTTGATCCGGGACTGTGTTAGTTTCCCGGAGTTAGGCGATCGTTTTTTCCGGGTAGCCGTGCGCACAGAACCGGAAAACCAGCGCCTCCTCACTGCCTTGGCCACTGCCTTAGCCACTGCCCTGGGGCAACCCTAA
- a CDS encoding transketolase family protein, translating into MRNILCDTLTKCSDNPKFVFLTGDLGYQALEPLQQTLGERFINAGVAEQNMVSVAAGLAKVGLQPWVYSISPFVYARPFEQIRNDVCLHDFPVRLVGNGGGYAYGVMGATHHALEDYGAMLCLMNMRVFVPAFAADVLEIINQLHSFNHPAYLRLGRCEKPKDVDLPPYTPWRRLLQGEGATMLIVGPLAGGIIDAAQHLSDAYRPNLWILTELPIEPAKIPQDFLDDLEKSGHLFIVEEHIAHGGVGQIIARCLLEMGRLPTKFTHRHALGYVSGLYGSQTFHRQECGLDPTSILEKLKG; encoded by the coding sequence ATGAGAAATATTTTATGTGACACACTTACAAAGTGTTCGGATAACCCTAAATTCGTGTTTCTTACAGGTGACTTGGGATACCAAGCTTTAGAGCCATTGCAGCAGACTCTAGGCGAACGTTTTATCAATGCTGGTGTAGCAGAACAAAATATGGTGTCGGTGGCTGCTGGTCTAGCAAAAGTTGGGTTACAACCTTGGGTCTATAGTATTTCGCCCTTTGTTTATGCTCGCCCCTTTGAACAAATTCGCAATGATGTCTGTTTGCATGATTTTCCCGTGCGATTGGTTGGCAATGGTGGCGGCTATGCTTATGGGGTCATGGGAGCAACTCATCATGCGTTAGAAGACTATGGAGCAATGCTGTGTTTGATGAATATGCGCGTTTTTGTCCCTGCCTTTGCTGCGGATGTTTTAGAGATTATTAATCAACTACATAGCTTTAATCATCCAGCCTATCTACGTCTAGGACGCTGTGAGAAACCAAAGGATGTTGATCTTCCACCCTACACACCGTGGCGACGATTGCTACAGGGGGAAGGTGCAACAATGTTAATTGTTGGTCCTTTGGCAGGGGGAATCATAGATGCAGCACAGCATCTCAGTGATGCTTACCGCCCTAATTTGTGGATTTTAACCGAATTGCCCATTGAACCTGCTAAGATCCCTCAAGATTTTCTAGACGATTTGGAGAAATCTGGTCATTTGTTTATTGTGGAGGAGCATATAGCTCACGGGGGAGTAGGGCAAATTATTGCTCGTTGTCTTTTAGAAATGGGTCGTCTTCCAACCAAATTTACCCATCGTCACGCTCTAGGATATGTTTCTGGTTTATATGGTTCCCAGACGTTTCATCGTCAAGAGTGTGGCTTAGATCCTACTAGTATTCTTGAAAAATTGAAGGGATAA
- a CDS encoding class I SAM-dependent methyltransferase yields the protein MKMVNRSCPVCGSNGKLQIFAEADFDLSQLDSFAFASRKLPEYMHYRLISCPTCDVLYASPIPELSELATAYDEATFDSSEEAHYASHTYGSFLPEIMQHIPNLEGAIDIGTGDGAFLEELLHRGFTSITGVEPSQAPILAAKAEIQPLIKHGLFRVEDFQAETFNLVTCFQTLEHLYDPKRMCQDAYTLLKKGGAVFFICHNHRALSAKILGIKSPIFDIEHLQLFSEKSAKYLLKENGFVKIKTKVIFNRYPLHYWVKLLPLPLKSKLSCLALLKKTKIGYLPISIPAGNLMIVGYKN from the coding sequence ATGAAAATGGTTAACCGTTCTTGTCCAGTTTGCGGTTCAAATGGTAAACTCCAAATTTTTGCTGAAGCTGATTTCGATCTTAGTCAATTAGACAGTTTTGCCTTTGCTTCTCGTAAATTGCCTGAGTATATGCACTACAGGCTGATATCTTGTCCAACTTGTGATGTACTTTATGCCAGTCCTATTCCCGAATTAAGTGAATTAGCAACTGCCTATGATGAAGCGACTTTTGATAGTTCGGAAGAAGCTCATTATGCGAGTCATACTTATGGAAGTTTTTTACCCGAAATTATGCAACATATTCCTAATTTAGAGGGTGCGATTGATATTGGAACCGGGGATGGAGCGTTTTTAGAAGAATTACTTCATAGGGGATTCACTTCTATTACTGGAGTGGAACCTTCTCAAGCTCCTATTCTAGCTGCGAAAGCGGAAATACAACCATTAATTAAACATGGTCTTTTCAGAGTTGAGGATTTCCAGGCGGAAACTTTCAATCTTGTTACCTGTTTTCAAACTTTAGAACATTTGTATGATCCCAAAAGAATGTGTCAAGATGCCTATACTCTCTTAAAAAAAGGAGGTGCAGTCTTTTTTATTTGTCATAATCATCGTGCTCTCTCAGCCAAGATTTTGGGCATAAAATCTCCCATTTTTGATATTGAACATTTACAATTATTTTCTGAAAAAAGTGCTAAATATCTTTTAAAGGAAAACGGTTTTGTAAAGATAAAAACTAAAGTTATCTTCAATCGTTATCCTTTGCACTATTGGGTGAAATTATTGCCACTTCCATTAAAATCTAAGCTCTCCTGTCTTGCTCTTCTTAAAAAGACAAAAATTGGTTACTTACCCATTTCCATTCCTGCTGGTAATCTTATGATAGTTGGTTATAAAAATTGA
- a CDS encoding glycosyltransferase family 39 protein, whose amino-acid sequence MKKRQLTTILPDILVAICCITSIGFSIIESRVNTDAHHWGLMYANAADLNRGLIPYKEIFIQYGYLTTLIQSLSLNIFGNTVVSVGIITGVFYSANIYLSYCLWRKILNKWPSALSSVLMFLVHGYIIYPWSNYFSYTFFLISLLFLTALPQKRYQYLLAGVFFALSFLARQSIFPLAPIYLYFLLIYIASEEDKRKLHIINIGMFHVGMVGIVGTFLLYIFRESAFEDWINQSFVIKEFYKGFLTPKVLLNFLRSITLPFTSDGRLSLYSLVFFNALVIFSRIGFLVGSKKIKEFKEQVRDLDNALFLFSSVTLFGYLQSLHIYEIFRLQSSSSLGFGLLIFSLCKLSKRFEQWQRIALVVPFVSLFLYLFQTLLFHQTSSVYNPWNSALLVTHELKQPENIEMLRNKMYDEKTRIYYQTLAKTISSYDCKLEYLVNFTKNSYVPLLSKSFERVQRSPFYDGSLSNIVFKDEQDKISQLFIQGKAILITPEITGIPENYRLSGNEADK is encoded by the coding sequence ATGAAAAAGAGACAATTAACAACGATTTTGCCAGATATATTGGTGGCAATCTGTTGTATTACAAGTATCGGATTTAGTATAATTGAATCAAGGGTCAATACTGACGCTCATCATTGGGGTCTGATGTATGCTAACGCAGCAGATTTAAATAGGGGATTAATTCCTTATAAAGAAATATTTATTCAATACGGTTATTTGACCACTTTAATACAAAGTTTGTCATTAAATATTTTCGGCAATACAGTAGTATCAGTTGGAATTATAACTGGTGTATTTTATTCGGCCAATATTTATCTTTCTTATTGTCTATGGCGAAAAATACTTAATAAATGGCCATCTGCTTTATCATCAGTACTGATGTTTTTAGTTCATGGCTATATCATTTATCCATGGTCAAATTATTTCTCTTACACATTTTTTTTGATATCTTTATTGTTTTTAACAGCACTACCTCAGAAAAGATATCAGTATTTACTGGCAGGAGTTTTCTTCGCTCTTAGTTTTTTAGCAAGACAGAGCATCTTTCCATTAGCTCCTATCTATCTATATTTTTTGCTAATATATATTGCTTCAGAGGAAGACAAGCGGAAATTACATATAATAAATATTGGGATGTTCCATGTTGGTATGGTTGGTATTGTTGGAACTTTTTTACTTTACATTTTTAGAGAATCTGCTTTTGAAGATTGGATAAATCAGAGCTTCGTAATTAAGGAATTTTATAAAGGCTTCTTAACGCCCAAAGTCTTATTAAATTTTTTAAGATCAATAACTCTTCCTTTTACTAGTGATGGAAGATTATCGCTTTACTCACTTGTCTTTTTTAACGCTCTTGTGATTTTTAGTAGAATAGGCTTTCTAGTAGGAAGCAAGAAAATCAAAGAATTTAAGGAGCAAGTTCGAGACCTAGATAATGCTTTATTTTTGTTTAGCTCTGTGACTCTTTTTGGATATCTTCAATCTCTACATATCTATGAGATATTTAGACTGCAAAGTTCATCTTCGTTGGGTTTTGGCTTATTAATTTTCTCCCTGTGCAAACTTTCAAAGAGATTTGAGCAATGGCAAAGAATAGCTCTTGTCGTCCCTTTTGTTAGCCTATTTTTATATTTATTTCAAACACTATTATTTCATCAGACTTCCTCTGTATATAATCCGTGGAATTCGGCTTTATTAGTCACTCATGAACTTAAACAGCCAGAAAATATCGAAATGTTACGAAATAAAATGTATGATGAAAAAACTAGAATTTACTATCAAACTCTTGCAAAAACGATAAGTAGTTATGACTGTAAGCTTGAATACTTAGTGAATTTTACAAAGAACAGCTACGTCCCTCTACTTTCAAAATCTTTTGAAAGAGTTCAGAGATCGCCATTTTATGATGGATCACTATCTAATATAGTATTTAAAGATGAACAAGATAAGATTTCTCAATTATTTATTCAGGGAAAAGCAATTTTAATCACCCCAGAAATCACTGGAATCCCCGAAAATTATAGGCTCTCTGGGAATGAGGCTGATAAGTAA
- a CDS encoding NAD-dependent epimerase/dehydratase family protein has translation MALDQKIRRLQGPILVLGASGFVGANLLRKLLNYRDDVFGTISHFPAWRLEGLNDENIVAVDLLVNSNLNFLLEKTQPKIIFNCVAFGAYSFEKDSQLIYQTNFNLTAQLLEKIAACQISCYVHAGSSSEYGDNSSGPEETDLPAPNSDYAVSKIACANLLYFYGKKKQLPCANLRLYSVYGPLEDSSRLIPNLIRHGVEGKYPSFVSPDISRDFIYVDDVSEAFIDTALNLKEEDYGESFNIGSGQKTTISDVAKVANKIFNINTEPVYNSMQNRHWDISDWYANATKAQEKLQWKAKISFPEGLMKTTEWYRGLDDQERYHQSSKKFGLDTKYSVTAIIACYKDNQAIPFMYKRLRETFVRLNIEYEIIFVNDCSPDDSEQVIREISRTDKRVIGISHARNFGSQSAFKSGMEIATKNACVLLDGDLQDPPELIETFVEKWREGYDVVYGRRKKRQAPIFMQIAYKAFYRTFDYFSYLSIPRDAGDFSLIDKKVVQAILQFPERDLFLRGIRAFVGFKQIGVNYIRPERMFGVTTNNLAKNIGWAKKGILSFSYTPLTMLSFMGTLLLLVTLLLATIQIISRIIFPSSVPEGTTTILLTILFFGSLNLFSVGVIAEYIAKIFEEVKQRPNFIRRAIIKNGEIRDAYNVFEN, from the coding sequence ATGGCTTTAGATCAGAAAATCAGACGACTACAGGGGCCGATTTTAGTTTTGGGTGCTAGCGGCTTTGTGGGTGCTAATTTACTCAGAAAATTACTCAATTATCGGGATGATGTTTTTGGCACAATATCCCACTTCCCAGCTTGGCGATTAGAAGGATTAAATGACGAGAATATTGTAGCTGTTGATTTGTTAGTTAATTCTAACTTAAATTTTTTACTGGAAAAAACCCAGCCTAAAATAATATTTAACTGCGTAGCTTTTGGTGCTTATTCTTTTGAAAAAGATAGTCAACTTATTTATCAAACTAATTTTAATTTAACGGCCCAACTTCTAGAAAAAATTGCTGCCTGCCAAATTTCTTGTTATGTTCATGCTGGTAGTTCTTCAGAATATGGAGATAATTCTTCAGGACCTGAGGAAACCGATTTACCTGCTCCTAATAGTGATTATGCTGTTTCTAAAATTGCCTGTGCTAACCTGCTGTACTTCTATGGTAAAAAAAAGCAATTGCCTTGTGCCAATCTAAGACTATATTCTGTTTATGGGCCATTGGAAGATTCTTCTCGCCTAATTCCCAATCTGATTCGCCACGGAGTCGAGGGAAAATATCCAAGTTTTGTCAGTCCTGATATTTCTAGGGATTTTATTTATGTTGATGATGTTAGTGAGGCTTTTATTGATACAGCATTAAATCTCAAAGAAGAAGATTATGGGGAATCATTTAATATTGGTAGTGGTCAAAAAACTACAATTAGTGATGTAGCCAAGGTTGCTAATAAAATATTTAATATCAACACTGAGCCTGTCTATAATTCCATGCAAAATCGCCATTGGGATATTAGCGACTGGTATGCCAATGCAACAAAAGCTCAAGAAAAGTTGCAATGGAAAGCGAAGATAAGTTTTCCCGAAGGGCTAATGAAAACAACTGAATGGTATCGAGGTTTAGATGACCAAGAAAGATATCATCAGAGTTCTAAAAAATTTGGCTTAGATACTAAGTACAGCGTAACAGCAATTATTGCTTGTTATAAGGATAATCAAGCAATTCCTTTTATGTATAAACGTCTTCGGGAAACTTTTGTTAGACTAAATATTGAGTATGAAATTATTTTTGTCAATGATTGTAGTCCAGATGATAGTGAACAAGTGATCAGAGAAATTTCACGAACTGATAAACGGGTGATTGGTATTTCTCATGCGCGAAACTTCGGTTCTCAATCTGCTTTTAAAAGTGGGATGGAAATAGCAACTAAAAATGCTTGTGTTTTACTTGATGGGGATCTACAAGATCCACCCGAATTAATTGAAACATTTGTTGAAAAGTGGCGAGAAGGATATGACGTAGTTTATGGCCGTCGCAAAAAACGCCAGGCTCCCATTTTTATGCAGATTGCCTATAAGGCTTTCTATCGTACCTTCGATTACTTTTCTTATCTCTCAATTCCCCGTGATGCGGGAGATTTTTCTTTAATAGATAAGAAGGTTGTCCAAGCAATTTTGCAGTTTCCTGAACGAGACTTATTCCTCCGGGGAATTAGAGCATTTGTGGGCTTTAAACAGATTGGTGTTAACTATATCAGACCAGAACGAATGTTTGGTGTAACAACTAACAATTTAGCTAAGAATATCGGCTGGGCTAAAAAAGGGATTTTATCTTTTAGTTACACTCCTTTAACTATGCTCAGTTTTATGGGTACACTATTACTGTTAGTGACTTTGTTATTAGCAACCATCCAAATTATCAGCCGGATTATTTTCCCAAGTTCAGTTCCTGAAGGGACAACTACGATATTACTCACTATTTTGTTTTTCGGTTCGCTTAATTTATTTAGTGTAGGTGTTATCGCTGAATATATTGCCAAAATATTTGAAGAGGTTAAACAGAGACCCAATTTTATTCGTCGGGCAATTATCAAGAATGGAGAAATTAGAGATGCTTACAATGTCTTTGAAAATTAA
- a CDS encoding 3'(2'),5'-bisphosphate nucleotidase, translating into MAYDTEKKVALDVALAAAHLCDRVRQEIVPESIEKDDRSPVTVADFGSQAVICQGLGVAFPQDPIVGEEDSADLRSPERAPQLQLVTRYVQGTLPTATPDTVVQWIDRGNAQGGDRFWTLDPIDGTKGFLRGDQYAVALALVEGGEVKVGVLACPALSFGSGEPGLVFVAVRGEGASWMPLKGGDPQPLQVVTGAEADGFRFVESVESGHGDQTRQSAIAQAVGITQASIRMDSQAKYAAVAAGQAALYLRLPSPKTPDYREKIWDHAAGVLIIEEAGGRVTDMLGQPLDFSQGSKLVNNQGVVASNGVIHETVIAALQQG; encoded by the coding sequence ATGGCCTACGACACCGAAAAAAAGGTTGCCCTCGACGTTGCCCTGGCTGCTGCCCACCTCTGCGATCGCGTGCGCCAGGAAATTGTCCCGGAATCCATTGAGAAAGACGATCGCAGCCCCGTCACCGTAGCGGATTTTGGATCCCAAGCTGTGATTTGCCAGGGGTTAGGGGTGGCTTTCCCCCAGGATCCCATCGTGGGGGAAGAAGATAGCGCTGATTTGCGCTCCCCCGAACGCGCTCCCCAACTGCAACTGGTGACCCGCTATGTCCAGGGCACCCTCCCCACCGCCACCCCCGACACAGTGGTGCAGTGGATCGATCGGGGCAATGCCCAGGGGGGCGATCGCTTTTGGACCCTGGATCCCATTGATGGCACCAAAGGCTTTTTGCGGGGAGACCAGTATGCGGTGGCCCTAGCCTTGGTGGAAGGGGGAGAGGTGAAGGTGGGGGTCCTGGCCTGTCCAGCCCTCAGCTTTGGATCCGGGGAACCGGGCTTGGTGTTTGTGGCGGTGCGCGGGGAAGGAGCCAGTTGGATGCCCCTCAAAGGCGGCGATCCCCAGCCCCTACAGGTGGTCACTGGGGCGGAGGCTGATGGCTTTCGGTTTGTGGAAAGTGTGGAGTCGGGCCATGGGGACCAAACCCGCCAGTCGGCGATCGCCCAGGCCGTGGGCATCACTCAGGCATCGATTCGCATGGATAGTCAAGCTAAATATGCAGCGGTGGCAGCAGGGCAAGCGGCCCTCTATCTGCGGCTCCCCTCCCCCAAAACCCCCGACTATCGGGAGAAAATCTGGGATCATGCAGCGGGGGTCTTGATTATTGAAGAGGCGGGGGGCCGGGTCACGGATATGCTGGGCCAGCCGTTGGACTTCTCCCAGGGATCCAAGTTGGTCAATAACCAAGGGGTGGTGGCCAGTAATGGAGTCATCCACGAAACTGTGATCGCCGCTCTGCAACAGGGTTAG
- a CDS encoding class I SAM-dependent methyltransferase, which produces MTQEGFKPISNTPPDTLLNKLKFQFRLVLDFQTITVYRHLQEFLPKMKGKVLDIGCGQSPYKHLLTSQTTQYYGVDIEEANQRFDYKNSRIIHFDGQNIPFNDSFMDGFICTEVLEHIQEPEKFIAEIYRVLKLGGIGIVTVPWSARYHYIPYDYYRYTPSTLNRLFQDFSSIKIIPRGADITVIVSKIIVVYFRDLQSPKKFIPWLLKFLLDLVLCPFFVVAILIGHLSLAFRLGSKDDPLGYTIFLQK; this is translated from the coding sequence ATGACCCAAGAAGGCTTTAAGCCCATCAGCAACACGCCCCCTGATACGTTACTTAACAAATTAAAATTTCAGTTCAGGTTAGTTCTAGATTTTCAAACGATTACTGTGTATAGACACCTTCAAGAATTTCTTCCTAAAATGAAGGGAAAAGTGCTAGATATCGGCTGTGGGCAAAGTCCCTATAAGCATCTTCTCACTAGTCAAACAACCCAATATTACGGAGTCGATATTGAAGAAGCAAATCAAAGGTTTGATTATAAAAACTCAAGAATTATTCATTTTGATGGGCAAAATATTCCTTTTAATGATAGCTTTATGGATGGTTTCATCTGTACTGAAGTTTTGGAACATATCCAAGAACCAGAAAAGTTTATTGCTGAGATTTATCGAGTTTTGAAGCTAGGGGGGATCGGAATAGTTACTGTTCCTTGGTCAGCAAGATATCACTATATTCCTTATGACTATTATAGGTATACCCCATCAACACTAAACCGTCTTTTTCAAGATTTTTCATCAATTAAAATCATTCCTAGAGGAGCAGACATTACTGTAATTGTCTCGAAGATCATTGTTGTCTATTTTCGAGATTTGCAATCACCTAAAAAATTCATACCATGGCTGTTGAAATTTTTATTGGACTTAGTTCTTTGTCCTTTTTTCGTTGTAGCGATTCTTATCGGACATCTTTCCCTCGCTTTTCGCTTGGGTTCCAAAGATGATCCTCTTGGTTATACAATTTTTCTTCAAAAGTAG
- a CDS encoding HU family DNA-binding protein codes for MNKGDLVDQVADKAGVTKKQADAVITAVLEVIVDAVAKDDKVTLVGFGSFEKRHRKAREGRNPKTRSKMQIPETYVPAFSAGKQFKEKVATS; via the coding sequence ATGAATAAGGGAGACCTCGTTGATCAGGTGGCTGACAAGGCTGGCGTTACCAAAAAGCAAGCCGATGCAGTCATTACTGCTGTTCTCGAAGTGATTGTGGATGCTGTCGCTAAAGACGACAAGGTTACCTTAGTGGGCTTCGGCTCCTTCGAGAAGCGCCACCGTAAAGCGCGGGAGGGCCGCAACCCCAAGACCCGATCCAAAATGCAAATTCCTGAAACCTACGTTCCCGCCTTTTCTGCGGGGAAACAGTTCAAAGAAAAAGTGGCGACGAGTTAG
- a CDS encoding transketolase: MTTIKKLINKAKRRLLRMHFESNVGHIGGNLSCLDLLVCLYHKIIEDKDAFVLSKGHAAGSLYTTLWSLGCLSDEDLQTFHQNGTKLAGHPPINGIPKILFATGSLGHGLSLSNGLALGKKLKGEAGRVFCLLSDGEWNEGSNWEALIFAVHQKLNQLTIIIDCNGLQGFGTTHEVANLEPLTDKFLAFGCAVTEINGHDPDNIIEALSLTMTKPHVILAYTTKGHGISFMENKMEWHYLPMTLEQYQQALEETSL, from the coding sequence ATGACAACAATAAAAAAACTTATTAATAAAGCCAAAAGGCGATTGCTTAGAATGCACTTTGAAAGCAATGTTGGGCATATTGGTGGAAACTTATCTTGCCTGGACTTATTAGTATGCTTGTATCATAAAATCATAGAAGATAAAGATGCTTTTGTTCTCTCAAAAGGTCATGCTGCTGGTTCTCTATACACCACTCTATGGTCTTTGGGGTGTTTGAGTGATGAAGATTTACAAACATTTCATCAAAATGGCACAAAACTCGCCGGACATCCTCCCATAAATGGTATTCCCAAAATTTTATTTGCCACCGGTAGTTTAGGTCATGGACTTTCTTTATCAAATGGACTGGCTTTGGGAAAGAAGCTTAAAGGTGAGGCTGGAAGAGTTTTCTGCCTATTGTCAGACGGAGAATGGAATGAAGGCTCTAATTGGGAAGCTTTGATTTTTGCTGTGCATCAGAAGCTCAATCAATTAACCATTATTATCGATTGTAATGGACTGCAAGGATTTGGAACTACCCATGAAGTGGCTAATTTAGAACCATTAACTGATAAATTTTTGGCTTTTGGGTGTGCTGTTACTGAGATTAATGGACACGATCCCGATAACATAATTGAGGCACTTTCATTAACTATGACAAAGCCTCACGTTATACTGGCATACACAACGAAGGGTCATGGAATTTCTTTCATGGAGAACAAGATGGAGTGGCACTATCTACCAATGACACTGGAGCAGTACCAACAAGCGTTAGAAGAGACAAGTCTATGA
- the petG gene encoding cytochrome b6-f complex subunit V, with translation MVEPLLSGIVLGLIPVTLAGLFVAAYLQYRRGNSLGL, from the coding sequence ATGGTTGAGCCTTTGCTAAGTGGCATTGTATTAGGACTGATTCCCGTCACCTTGGCTGGTCTGTTTGTGGCCGCCTACCTGCAATACCGTCGCGGTAACAGCCTCGGTCTGTAG
- a CDS encoding DUF4277 domain-containing protein, whose protein sequence is MNLKEQEIDVKDIDHLGIIAGIIDEMDLVGLIDQLIPPHSLEKISVGIAVKAMV, encoded by the coding sequence ATGAACTTAAAAGAACAAGAGATCGATGTCAAAGACATTGACCATTTAGGAATAATAGCAGGAATCATAGACGAAATGGATTTGGTTGGCTTAATCGACCAGCTAATTCCTCCCCATTCCCTCGAAAAGATTAGTGTTGGCATTGCCGTCAAAGCAATGGT